The Falco cherrug isolate bFalChe1 chromosome 6, bFalChe1.pri, whole genome shotgun sequence genome window below encodes:
- the CYS1 gene encoding cystin-1, with amino-acid sequence MGSGSSRRRGAAGGAAVPAGRAAAENRELLETVPAECEEAAAALPAPGRPAPAAGGNPPPRGAGRCGEAAAAGGGGSPSLQQPALATRSPPGPEIDADHQCPQRNSKKLAAQSTVSYDYSEEELMASIEREYCR; translated from the exons ATGGGCAGCGGCagcagccggcggcggggcgcggcggggggcgcggccgTGCCCGCGGGCAGAGCGGCGGCGGAGAACCGGGAGCTGCTGGAGACGGTGCCGGCCGAGTgcgaggaggcggcggcggcgctgcccgcccccggccgcccagccccggccgccggcggcaaccccccgccccggggcgccgggcgctgcggggaggcggcggcggcaggcggcggcgggtccCCCTCGCTCCAGCAGCCG gcTTTGGCAACCAGAAGCCCACCAGGCCCAGAGATCGATGCTGACCATCA GTGCCCACAAAGGAACAGCAAGAAGCTGGCGGCACAGTCCACAGTATCATATGATTACTCAGAGGAGGAGCTCATGGCAAGCATCGAGCGGGAGTACTGCCGCTGA
- the KLF11 gene encoding Krueppel-like factor 11, producing the protein MHGSPCSEMGDAPAVDIVDIYESIRERQRHDSERSTCSTLEQNDIEAVEALVCMSSWGQRSQKGDILKIRPLTPFSDSGDFTMHAETTSELPKDYLSTLCMTPPHSPDFVEISAAMLLSSQVTYSKPRTVMASTAACSVTSATGASPITKPSVINMERQCSQKPVISESFTPQPCRAMATSVIRHTGDSSAYHHIPAVQEKTKVTSGYSTPRDWCGVDDRRHSRLPQDTCAADDLINKTSPVHQPCTHDSSDTVTNKGQLPVRPISPQTHLPKSCENDLLKRATPVTPAPVSSPQVLCQMIPLNGINAYVKPSTPAVSAPMKPILPQTAPLSQPVLMGPSVPQGTVMLVLPQTAVTQTPQCPQTVMTVGSTKLLPLAPAPVFITSGQSCAPQVDFSRRRNYVCNFPGCKKTYFKSSHLKAHLRTHTGEKPFSCNWEGCDKKFARSDELSRHRRTHTGEKKFACPVCERRFMRSDHLTKHTRRHMSTKKIPSWQAEVGKLNRIATVEKPKSSSGLSMLIPVPSSVCQG; encoded by the exons ATGCACGGCTCACCCTGCTCGGAGATGGGAGATGCGCCCGCG GTTGACATCGTGGACATCTATGAGTCTATCCGTGAAAGGCAGCGTCATGACAGCGAAAGGTCTACCTGCAGCACCTTGGAGCAGAACGACATTGAAGCTGTTGAAGCGCTTGTTTGTATGAGCTCCTGGGGTCAAAGATCACAGAAAGGTGACATATTAAAGATAAGGCCACTTACGCCCTTCTCGGATTCTGGTGATTTCACAATGCACGCTGAGACTACGTCTGAATTACCAAAGGACTATTTATCTACACTG TGCATGACCCCTCCGCACAGCCCTGACTTTGTTGAGATATCAGCTGCTATGCTCCTCTCCTCACAAGTCACTTATTCCAAACCAAGGACTGTCATGGcaagcacagctgcctgctcagtCACATCAGCGACCGGTGCCTCTCCCATAACCAAGCCATCTGTTATCAACATGGAGCGACAGTGCAGTCAGAAGCCAGTGATATCGGAATCCTTCACCCCTCAGCCTTGCAGGGCCATGGCAACAAGTGTCATACGTCACACAGGTGATAGTTCGGCTTACCATCACATTCCTGCTGTGCAAGAGAAGACAAAGGTAACTTCAGGCTACAGCACTCCCAGAGACTGGTGTGGAGTGGATGACCGAAGACATTCCAGACTGCCACAGGACACGTGTGCTGCGGATGATTTAATTAACAAAACTTCTCCAGTACATCAGCCTTGCACACACGACTCCAGTGATACTGTGACCAATAAAGGACAGCTACCAGTCCGGCCCATTTCGCCACAGACCCACTTACCAAAGAGTTGTGAGAATGACTTGCTAAAAAGAGCTACCCCGGTGACACCTGCCCCTGTTTCAAGCCCCCAGGTTCTCTGTCAGATGATCCCTTTAAATGGGATCAATGCCTACGTCAAGCCTTCTACTCCAGCAGTCTCAGCTCCCATGAAACCTATTTTACCACAGACAGCCccactctctcagcctgtcctcatggGACCTTCTGTGCCTCAGGGGACCGTCATGTTGGTTCTTCCACAGACTGCTGTCACACAGACACCGCAGTGCCCACAAACAGTAATGACTGTTGGGAGCACCAAGTTACTgccccttgcccctgctcctgTGTTCATCACTTCTGGTCAAAGCTGCGCCCCCCAGGTGGACTTTTCTAGACGGAGGAATTACGTTTGCAACTTCCCTGGGTGCAAGAAAACCTATTTCAAAAGTTCCCACCTCAAAGCCCACCTTCGCACCCACACTG GAGaaaagcctttcagctgcaACTGGGAAGGCTGTGACAAGAAGTTTGCCCGCTCAGATGAACTGTCACGCCACCGTAGAACTCACACGGGAGAGAAGAAGTTTGCTTGTCCTGTGTGTGAGCGTCGCTTCATGCGCAGCGATCACTTGACAAAGCACACCCGCCGCCATATGAGCACAAAGAAGATCCccagctggcaggcagaggtTGGCAAACTCAACCGAATTGCCACAGTAGAGAAACCGAAAAGCAGCAGTGGATTGAGTATGCTCATCCCTGTACCGTCATCTGTCTGTCAGGGCTAG